A single genomic interval of Longimicrobium sp. harbors:
- a CDS encoding TonB family protein, translating into MLARILVLFLVAAASPAAAQHSTPAAADTARVYELADVQMQPSALNGDDLLAALDAAYPPHLRAAGTPGTVHVRLVIGADGVPRDVTVLSTTDTAFSAPTVAALGMLRFLPASLGDKPVAVRAVFPVNWSVAPDSPPPPPAAGAATAPADREPVAETQPELRNGGRIAQRMRELHPRGAPRQGEVWVRLQITAEGTVTDVTMIRASDPVFVQPSLQLASEMRFYPAQVEGRGAVAVWVAIPITWSR; encoded by the coding sequence ATGCTCGCCCGCATTTTGGTGCTATTCCTCGTCGCCGCAGCCTCGCCGGCCGCTGCCCAGCACTCCACGCCCGCCGCCGCCGACACGGCACGCGTTTACGAGTTGGCTGACGTGCAGATGCAGCCATCGGCGCTGAACGGCGATGATCTCCTCGCCGCGCTGGACGCCGCGTATCCGCCGCACCTGCGGGCTGCCGGAACGCCGGGAACGGTTCACGTACGGCTCGTGATTGGCGCCGACGGCGTGCCCCGCGACGTGACGGTGCTCAGCACCACCGACACCGCGTTCAGCGCCCCGACGGTAGCCGCGCTCGGCATGCTCCGGTTTCTGCCCGCGAGCCTGGGCGACAAGCCCGTGGCCGTACGCGCCGTGTTTCCGGTGAACTGGAGCGTCGCGCCGGATTCGCCGCCTCCGCCGCCCGCTGCCGGCGCCGCGACTGCCCCGGCGGATCGCGAGCCCGTCGCCGAGACGCAGCCCGAGTTGCGCAATGGAGGCCGGATCGCGCAGCGGATGCGCGAACTCCATCCCCGCGGTGCTCCGCGGCAGGGGGAAGTGTGGGTGCGGCTGCAGATCACGGCAGAGGGAACCGTCACCGACGTAACCATGATCCGCGCTTCCGATCCGGTCTTCGTGCAGCCGTCCCTGCAGCTGGCGTCCGAGATGCGGTTCTATCCCGCGCAGGTGGAGGGACGCGGCGCAGTCGCCGTGTGGGTCGCCATCCCGATCACCTGGTCGCGCTGA